A genomic region of Pseudomonas sp. MPC6 contains the following coding sequences:
- a CDS encoding carbon-phosphorus lyase complex subunit PhnI has protein sequence MYVAVKGGEQAIDNAHRLLAKKRRGDPAVTELGVEQIRQQLPLAVARVMSEGSLYDEELAALAIKQAAGDLVEAIFLLRAYRTTLPRFSPSLPIDTSNMQLSRRLSATFKDVPGGQLLGPTFDYTHRLLDFALLAEGEYPGPAVTADARLEPCPRVLGLLAKEGLIKNEADNSDSVADITRDPLELPASRAQRLQALARGDEGFLLALGYSTQRGYGRNHPFAGEIRIGEVEVWIDPEELGFPVCLGSIEVTECEMVNQFVGSATELAQFTRGYGLAFGHAERKAMGMALVDRALRAGEYNEEILSPAQQEEFVLMHCDNVEAAGFVSHLKLPHYVDFQAELELIRKLRKPAEGHSHE, from the coding sequence ATGTATGTAGCCGTCAAGGGTGGCGAACAGGCCATCGACAACGCCCACCGTCTGCTGGCCAAAAAACGTCGGGGCGATCCTGCAGTCACTGAACTCGGCGTCGAGCAGATCCGCCAGCAACTGCCGCTGGCCGTGGCCCGGGTGATGAGCGAAGGCTCGCTGTACGACGAGGAACTGGCCGCACTGGCGATCAAGCAAGCGGCGGGGGATCTGGTCGAGGCGATCTTCCTGCTGCGGGCCTATCGCACTACGTTGCCGCGTTTCAGCCCGAGCCTGCCGATCGACACCTCAAACATGCAGCTCAGTCGACGTTTGTCGGCCACCTTCAAGGACGTGCCGGGCGGGCAGTTGCTGGGGCCGACTTTCGATTACACCCATCGTCTGCTGGACTTTGCGTTGCTTGCCGAAGGCGAATACCCGGGGCCGGCCGTCACTGCGGATGCGCGTCTTGAACCCTGCCCACGGGTGCTCGGTTTACTGGCCAAGGAAGGCCTGATCAAGAACGAGGCCGACAACAGCGACAGCGTCGCGGACATCACCCGCGACCCGCTGGAACTGCCCGCCAGCCGCGCCCAGCGCTTGCAGGCCCTGGCCCGTGGCGATGAAGGGTTTCTGCTGGCGCTGGGTTATTCCACCCAGCGCGGATATGGCCGCAATCATCCGTTCGCCGGGGAGATTCGCATCGGCGAGGTCGAGGTGTGGATCGACCCCGAAGAGCTGGGTTTTCCCGTCTGCCTGGGCAGCATCGAAGTCACCGAGTGCGAAATGGTCAACCAGTTCGTCGGCTCCGCCACCGAGCTGGCGCAGTTCACCCGCGGTTATGGCCTGGCCTTCGGCCACGCCGAGCGCAAGGCCATGGGCATGGCGCTGGTCGACCGTGCGCTGCGGGCCGGGGAGTACAACGAAGAGATCCTGTCCCCGGCGCAACAGGAGGAGTTCGTGCTGATGCACTGCGACAACGTCGAGGCCGCCGGTTTTGTCTCGCACCTCAAATTACCGCACTACGTGGACTTCCAGGCCGAGCTGGAGCTGATCCGCAAACTGCGCAAACCGGCCGAGGGCCACAGCCATGAATGA
- the phnP gene encoding phosphonate metabolism protein PhnP — protein sequence MRLTLLGTGDARQVPVYGCDCAACDLARKDERRRRRPCSALIECGDQRWLIDSGLPDLTERFPPRSFNGIFQTHYHADHAQGLLHLRWGQGLVIPVHGPVDPEGLADLYKHPGILDFSQPFAAFDTRRFGALSVTALPLQHSRPTLGYLLEGEGRRIAYLTDTVGLPPATTTWLQQAPLDVLVLDCSIPPQPQAPRNHNDLNLALRCIEALQPELAVLTHVGHALDAWLLEHRGQLPGNVTVGFDGCEV from the coding sequence ATGCGCCTGACCTTGCTCGGCACCGGTGATGCGCGACAGGTGCCGGTCTACGGCTGCGACTGCGCAGCCTGTGACCTGGCGCGCAAGGACGAACGCCGCAGGCGTCGCCCCTGCAGCGCCTTGATCGAATGTGGCGATCAGCGCTGGTTGATCGACAGCGGCCTGCCGGACCTGACCGAACGCTTCCCGCCGCGCAGCTTCAACGGCATTTTCCAGACCCACTACCATGCCGATCACGCCCAGGGCCTGCTGCATTTGCGCTGGGGCCAGGGGCTGGTCATTCCGGTGCATGGGCCGGTGGACCCGGAAGGCCTGGCCGACCTCTACAAACACCCCGGCATTCTCGACTTCAGTCAGCCGTTCGCAGCCTTCGATACCCGCCGGTTTGGCGCACTCAGCGTCACGGCGTTACCGCTGCAACACTCCAGGCCAACTCTCGGCTACCTGCTGGAAGGCGAGGGACGGCGCATCGCCTACCTGACCGACACCGTAGGCTTGCCGCCGGCCACCACCACCTGGCTGCAACAGGCGCCCCTTGATGTCTTGGTTCTCGACTGCTCGATACCGCCACAGCCCCAGGCGCCGCGTAACCACAACGACCTGAACCTGGCGTTGCGGTGCATTGAAGCGCTGCAACCGGAGTTGGCGGTGTTGACCCATGTCGGCCATGCGCTGGATGCGTGGTTGCTGGAGCATCGGGGCCAATTGCCAGGGAATGTCACTGTGGGATTCGATGGGTGTGAGGTTTAG
- the phnG gene encoding phosphonate C-P lyase system protein PhnG, translating to MNPVPYAARQHWIGVLARARRGELQPFEAALRDIEYQLIRAPEIGMTLVRGRMGGNGAPFNVGEMSVTRCVVRLADGRTGYSYLAGRDKVHAELAALADAHLQGTQQRRWLEEVITPLASAQAQRRAQKEAETAATKVEFFTLVRGEN from the coding sequence ATGAACCCTGTTCCTTACGCTGCGCGGCAGCACTGGATCGGCGTGCTGGCCCGCGCCCGTCGCGGCGAATTGCAGCCGTTTGAGGCCGCGCTGCGCGACATTGAATACCAACTGATCCGCGCCCCGGAAATCGGCATGACCCTGGTCCGTGGCCGCATGGGCGGCAACGGTGCGCCCTTCAACGTCGGCGAAATGAGCGTGACCCGCTGCGTCGTGCGCCTGGCCGATGGGCGTACCGGTTACAGCTACCTGGCGGGCCGCGACAAGGTCCACGCCGAGTTGGCGGCCCTGGCCGACGCTCATTTGCAGGGCACGCAACAGCGTCGTTGGCTTGAAGAAGTGATCACGCCGCTGGCCAGCGCCCAGGCACAACGCCGGGCGCAAAAAGAGGCGGAAACCGCCGCCACCAAAGTCGAATTCTTCACCCTCGTGCGAGGAGAAAACTGA
- the phnK gene encoding phosphonate C-P lyase system protein PhnK has product MNQALKNPLSTVTAEPLLRVRELSLLYGLEKGCQDVSFDLYPGEVLGIVGESGSGKSTLLSLLSGRLPPQRGSIGYRDKQGQWLDLYSASEAERRTLLRTEWGFVEQNPRDGLRMGVSAGANIGERLMAQGVRNYQQLRGAGIDWLSQVEIDPLRIDDLPRTFSGGMQQRLQIARNLVSSPRLVFMDEPTGGLDVSVQARLLDLLRGLVRELDLAVVIVTHDLAVARLLADRLMVMRRSRVVETGLTDQILDDPQHPYSQLLVSSVLQP; this is encoded by the coding sequence ATGAACCAGGCGCTGAAAAACCCACTGTCCACCGTCACCGCCGAGCCTTTGCTGCGGGTACGCGAACTGTCGTTGTTGTACGGCCTGGAGAAGGGCTGTCAGGACGTCAGCTTCGACTTGTACCCAGGCGAAGTACTGGGGATTGTCGGCGAGTCCGGTTCGGGCAAGTCGACCTTGCTCTCGTTGCTCAGCGGCCGCCTGCCGCCCCAGCGCGGCAGCATCGGCTACCGCGACAAACAGGGGCAATGGCTCGATCTGTACAGCGCCAGCGAAGCCGAGCGCCGAACGTTGCTGCGCACCGAATGGGGCTTTGTCGAACAGAACCCGCGCGACGGCTTGCGCATGGGCGTTTCCGCCGGTGCCAACATCGGTGAACGCCTGATGGCCCAGGGCGTGCGCAATTACCAGCAATTGCGCGGCGCCGGGATCGACTGGCTGAGCCAGGTGGAAATCGACCCGCTGCGCATCGACGACCTGCCCCGGACTTTCTCCGGCGGCATGCAGCAGCGCCTGCAAATCGCCCGCAACCTGGTGTCGAGCCCGCGCCTGGTGTTCATGGACGAACCGACAGGCGGACTCGACGTGTCAGTGCAGGCGCGTTTGCTCGACCTGCTGCGCGGGTTGGTGCGGGAACTGGACCTGGCGGTGGTCATCGTCACCCACGACCTGGCCGTGGCGCGTCTGCTGGCGGACCGGCTGATGGTGATGCGGCGCTCGCGGGTGGTGGAAACCGGCCTGACCGACCAGATCCTCGACGATCCGCAACACCCTTACTCGCAACTGCTGGTGTCCTCGGTGTTGCAGCCGTGA
- the phnF gene encoding phosphonate metabolism transcriptional regulator PhnF: MQLSRQDEPVYRELADILRRELADYQAGDFLPAEVQLAERFGVNRHTLRRAIDELVFEGSLLRRQGKGTQVLERPLIYPMAADSAYSQSLSAQGLGVEAVLLKRRYCFASREEAQHLGLAEMAPMIELQTLRKLDHQPVSLIRHRYCASHAPLLADYTGGSLRQYLSERDLPLTRTLSLIGARLPSREEAALLMMPRHLPALSVFTLSRDRDGRPVELAQSTSRSDRFQYQVVI, translated from the coding sequence ATGCAGTTGTCTAGACAAGATGAACCGGTGTACCGCGAACTGGCCGACATCCTGCGCCGTGAGCTGGCCGATTATCAGGCCGGGGATTTCCTGCCGGCGGAGGTGCAGTTGGCCGAACGTTTCGGGGTCAACCGCCATACCTTGCGCCGCGCCATCGATGAGCTGGTGTTCGAAGGCAGCCTGTTGCGCCGCCAGGGCAAGGGCACTCAAGTGCTGGAGCGGCCGCTGATTTATCCGATGGCGGCCGACAGTGCCTACAGCCAGTCGTTATCGGCCCAGGGCCTGGGCGTCGAGGCGGTGCTGCTCAAGCGCCGTTACTGCTTTGCCAGCCGCGAAGAGGCGCAACACCTCGGTCTTGCCGAGATGGCCCCGATGATCGAATTGCAGACGTTGCGCAAGCTCGACCACCAGCCGGTCAGCCTGATCCGTCATCGCTATTGCGCCAGCCACGCGCCGTTGCTGGCCGACTACACCGGCGGATCCCTGCGGCAGTACTTGAGCGAACGGGACCTGCCACTGACCCGCACCCTGAGCCTGATCGGCGCCCGTTTGCCCAGCCGCGAAGAAGCCGCGTTGCTGATGATGCCCCGGCACTTGCCGGCGCTGAGTGTGTTCACCCTGTCCCGCGATCGCGACGGCCGCCCGGTGGAGCTGGCCCAGTCCACCAGCCGTTCGGATCGCTTCCAGTACCAGGTCGTCATCTGA
- the phnE gene encoding phosphonate ABC transporter, permease protein PhnE: MTTLHAEAVGKRTWPQYAGWGLFLVLLAWAWHGAEMNPMALYRDSGNMATFAADFFPPDFHEWRAYLKEMIVTVQIALWGTVLAIVCSIPLGILCSENITPWWIHQPLRRVMDAFRSINEMVFAMLFVVAVGLGPFAGVLALWISTTGVLAKLFAEAVEAIDPGPVEGVRATGASALQEVIYGVIPQVMPLWVSYALYRFEANVRSATVVGMVGAGGIGVILWENIRAFQFVQTCAVLLVIIVVVSLIDILSQRLRKRFI, translated from the coding sequence ATGACCACTCTGCACGCTGAAGCTGTCGGCAAGCGCACCTGGCCGCAGTACGCCGGTTGGGGCTTGTTCCTGGTCCTGCTGGCCTGGGCCTGGCACGGCGCCGAGATGAACCCGATGGCGCTGTACCGCGATTCGGGAAACATGGCGACCTTCGCCGCCGATTTTTTCCCGCCTGACTTCCACGAATGGCGCGCCTACCTCAAGGAAATGATCGTCACCGTACAAATCGCGTTGTGGGGCACGGTGCTGGCGATCGTCTGCTCGATCCCCCTGGGGATTCTCTGCTCCGAGAACATCACCCCCTGGTGGATTCACCAGCCGCTGCGGCGGGTGATGGATGCCTTCCGTTCGATCAACGAAATGGTGTTTGCCATGTTGTTTGTGGTGGCGGTCGGGCTGGGGCCATTCGCCGGGGTGCTGGCGCTGTGGATCAGCACCACCGGGGTGCTCGCCAAGCTGTTCGCCGAAGCGGTCGAGGCCATCGACCCGGGCCCGGTGGAAGGTGTTCGCGCGACCGGTGCCAGCGCCCTGCAAGAGGTGATCTACGGCGTTATTCCGCAAGTGATGCCGCTGTGGGTGTCCTACGCGCTTTACCGTTTCGAGGCCAACGTGCGCTCGGCGACGGTGGTCGGGATGGTCGGTGCCGGCGGGATCGGGGTGATTCTGTGGGAGAACATCCGCGCCTTTCAGTTCGTCCAGACCTGTGCGGTGTTGCTGGTCATCATAGTCGTCGTCAGCCTGATCGACATCCTGTCGCAACGCCTGCGCAAGCGGTTCATCTGA
- the phnD gene encoding phosphonate ABC transporter substrate-binding protein → MLNRIGRVFAGATLLASCVLGTAQAEDKAINFGIMSTESSQNLKSIWQPFLDDMHKKTGLKINATFASDYAGLIQGMRFNKVDVAWLGNKAAIEAVDRSNGEIFAQTAAASGAAGYWSLLIVRKDSPINSVDDMLKNAKSLTFGNGDPNSTSGYLVPGYYVFAKNGVDAATAFKRTLNSSHEVNALSVAKGQLDVATFNTESWDRLEVTQPDKAALLKVIWKSPLIPADPLVWSKALSDREKNKIRDFIFSYGDTESEKAVLKGMQLGKFLASSDDQLLPIRQLELFKQRTTINADTKLEAADKAKRLAEIDAELAKLQERLTFLEKSTDKKTANAG, encoded by the coding sequence ATGTTGAACCGTATCGGTCGCGTTTTTGCTGGCGCAACACTCCTTGCAAGCTGCGTACTGGGCACCGCCCAGGCGGAAGATAAAGCCATCAACTTCGGCATCATGTCCACCGAGTCTTCGCAGAACCTCAAGAGCATCTGGCAGCCGTTTCTGGACGACATGCACAAGAAGACCGGCCTGAAGATCAACGCCACCTTCGCCTCCGACTATGCCGGCCTGATCCAGGGCATGCGCTTCAACAAGGTCGACGTCGCCTGGCTGGGCAACAAGGCCGCCATCGAAGCGGTAGACCGCTCCAATGGCGAGATCTTCGCCCAGACCGCAGCCGCCAGCGGTGCCGCCGGCTACTGGAGCCTGCTGATCGTGCGCAAGGACAGCCCGATCAACTCCGTCGACGACATGCTGAAAAACGCTAAGTCCCTGACCTTCGGCAACGGCGATCCGAATTCCACCTCGGGCTATCTGGTGCCGGGCTATTACGTGTTCGCCAAGAACGGGGTCGATGCGGCCACCGCGTTCAAGCGCACCCTCAACTCCAGCCATGAGGTCAACGCCTTGAGCGTGGCCAAGGGGCAACTGGATGTGGCGACGTTCAACACGGAAAGCTGGGACCGCCTGGAAGTGACCCAGCCGGACAAGGCTGCATTGCTCAAGGTGATCTGGAAGTCGCCGCTGATCCCTGCCGACCCGTTGGTGTGGAGCAAGGCCCTGAGCGATCGCGAGAAGAACAAGATCCGCGATTTCATCTTCAGCTATGGCGATACCGAGTCCGAGAAAGCGGTGCTCAAGGGCATGCAGCTGGGCAAGTTCCTGGCCTCCAGCGACGACCAGTTGCTGCCGATCCGTCAGCTTGAGCTGTTCAAGCAGCGCACCACGATCAATGCCGACACCAAGCTTGAGGCGGCGGACAAGGCCAAGCGCCTGGCCGAGATCGATGCCGAGCTGGCGAAGCTGCAAGAGCGCCTGACCTTCCTTGAGAAATCCACCGATAAAAAGACCGCCAATGCCGGTTGA
- the phnC gene encoding phosphonate ABC transporter ATP-binding protein, whose protein sequence is MNAAIHVDHLNKTFARKTALVDLQLTIGAGEMVALIGASGSGKSTLLRHLAGLACCDRNNGGSVKVLGREVQASGRLNGKVRRLRADIGYIFQQFNLVNRLSVLDNVLLGCLGRMPRWRGNLGLFNAEEKQFAMESLDRVGLADLAAQRASTLSGGQQQRVAIARALTQRAEVILADEPIASLDPESARKVMEILADINRRDGKTVVVTLHQVDYATRYCPRAVALKGGRIHFDGLAADLSSQFLNDLYGADLDASLMFSEQARRPEPAPRLVLARV, encoded by the coding sequence ATGAACGCAGCTATCCATGTCGATCATCTGAACAAGACCTTTGCGCGCAAGACTGCACTGGTCGACCTCCAACTCACCATCGGTGCCGGTGAGATGGTCGCGCTGATCGGCGCTTCCGGCTCCGGCAAATCCACCTTGTTGCGCCACCTCGCGGGCCTGGCCTGTTGCGATCGCAACAATGGCGGCAGCGTCAAGGTGCTGGGGCGGGAAGTGCAGGCGTCCGGCCGGCTCAATGGCAAGGTTCGTCGCTTGCGGGCCGATATCGGCTACATCTTCCAGCAGTTCAACCTGGTCAACCGCCTCAGCGTGCTCGATAACGTGCTGCTCGGCTGCCTGGGCCGCATGCCACGCTGGCGCGGCAATCTGGGCCTGTTCAATGCCGAGGAAAAACAGTTCGCCATGGAGTCCCTGGACCGTGTCGGCCTGGCCGACCTGGCGGCGCAACGGGCGTCGACCTTGTCCGGCGGCCAGCAGCAACGGGTGGCGATCGCCCGCGCCCTGACCCAGCGTGCCGAGGTGATTCTGGCCGATGAGCCCATCGCGTCCTTGGACCCGGAGTCGGCGCGCAAGGTCATGGAGATCCTCGCCGACATCAACCGCCGCGACGGCAAGACCGTGGTGGTCACCCTGCATCAGGTCGATTACGCCACGCGTTATTGCCCGCGTGCCGTGGCACTCAAGGGCGGGCGCATCCATTTCGATGGCCTCGCCGCCGACCTCAGCAGTCAGTTCCTCAATGATCTGTACGGCGCCGACCTCGACGCCAGCCTGATGTTTTCCGAGCAGGCCCGCCGCCCCGAACCCGCGCCCCGGCTGGTGCTGGCTCGCGTGTGA
- the phnL gene encoding phosphonate C-P lyase system protein PhnL has translation MNTLIEVRDLSKTFTLHQQHGVVLNVLRGVDFSVAGGECLVLHGQSGAGKSTLLRTLYGNYLPAGGSIRVQHDGDWLELVGAEPRDILQVRQRTLGYVSQFLRVIPRVACLDVVMEPALARGWSTHRAQSRAELLLSRLNIPQRLWQLAPGTFSGGEQQRVNIARGFMVAWPVMLLDEPTASLDDTNRQVVLELMNEAKAAGAALIGIFHDRTAREAVADRHLDMTPAAVNHEEYADAR, from the coding sequence ATGAATACCTTGATCGAAGTCCGTGACCTCTCGAAAACCTTCACTTTGCATCAACAGCACGGGGTGGTCCTGAACGTGCTGCGCGGGGTGGATTTCAGCGTGGCGGGCGGTGAATGCCTGGTGCTGCATGGCCAGTCCGGCGCCGGTAAAAGCACCTTGTTGCGCACCCTGTATGGCAATTACCTGCCGGCCGGCGGCAGCATTCGCGTGCAGCACGACGGTGACTGGCTGGAGCTGGTGGGCGCCGAGCCGCGGGACATTCTCCAGGTGCGCCAGCGAACCCTGGGCTATGTCAGTCAATTCCTGCGGGTGATTCCACGGGTGGCCTGCCTGGACGTGGTGATGGAACCGGCGTTGGCCCGCGGCTGGTCAACACACCGGGCGCAATCGCGCGCCGAGCTGTTGCTCAGCCGTTTGAATATCCCGCAACGCCTTTGGCAATTGGCCCCCGGCACCTTCTCCGGGGGCGAACAGCAACGGGTCAACATCGCCCGCGGCTTCATGGTGGCCTGGCCGGTGATGCTGCTCGACGAACCGACCGCGTCCCTGGACGACACCAATCGCCAGGTGGTGCTGGAGCTGATGAACGAGGCCAAGGCGGCAGGCGCCGCGTTGATCGGCATCTTCCACGACCGCACCGCCCGCGAAGCGGTTGCCGATCGCCATCTCGACATGACCCCAGCCGCCGTCAACCATGAGGAATACGCCGATGCCCGTTGA
- the phnN gene encoding phosphonate metabolism protein/1,5-bisphosphokinase (PRPP-forming) PhnN — MAGRLIYLIGPSGSGKDSLLEAARVPLADRGCRMVRRVITRSAEAVGEAAQGVTAQQFADMEAQGAFALSWHANGLAYGIPREIDDWLAAGQDVLVNGSRGHLPATRRRYPNLLVLLLTVDQAVLRQRLLARGRESVTEIEARLARNARFSERVLAGHDPAVHVLDNSGPLKHTVERLLACVDGQSECA, encoded by the coding sequence ATGGCGGGCAGGTTGATCTATCTCATCGGACCTTCCGGTTCAGGCAAGGACAGCCTGCTGGAGGCGGCACGGGTGCCGTTGGCCGATCGCGGCTGTCGCATGGTGCGGCGGGTCATCACCCGCTCGGCGGAAGCGGTAGGGGAGGCGGCGCAAGGTGTCACTGCGCAACAGTTCGCCGACATGGAGGCGCAGGGCGCGTTTGCCCTGAGCTGGCACGCCAATGGCCTGGCCTATGGCATCCCGCGGGAAATCGACGACTGGCTGGCGGCGGGGCAGGACGTCCTGGTCAATGGCTCCCGCGGCCATTTGCCAGCTACGCGCCGGCGTTATCCAAACCTGCTCGTGCTGTTGCTGACCGTGGATCAAGCCGTTTTGCGCCAGCGCCTGCTGGCACGGGGGCGGGAGTCGGTCACCGAGATCGAGGCGCGGCTGGCGCGCAATGCCCGCTTCAGCGAGCGCGTGCTCGCCGGGCACGATCCGGCAGTGCATGTGCTCGACAACTCCGGGCCGCTGAAGCACACGGTCGAACGTTTGCTGGCCTGCGTCGACGGACAATCCGAATGCGCCTGA
- a CDS encoding alpha-D-ribose 1-methylphosphonate 5-triphosphate diphosphatase, with protein sequence MPVEQILSNARLVTADRVFLGTLMLRDGMIADIAEGPSRLSQAQDLSGDFLLPGLVELHTDNLERHMTPRPGVDWPSTSAVLSHDAQIIAAGITTVFDAVSIGDVNPKGNRMQKLPAMLEAISSASRAGLTRAEHRLHLRCELCHPDTLSVFRDLVQHPLVQLVSVMDHSPGQRQFVQESKYREYYMGKYHLTTLQMDEFIELQMANSRQYSTRYRAAIVEHCLALGLSVASHDDATLAHVEESARYGMTIAEFPTTVEAAQGSQQRGMKVLMGAPNIVRGGSHSGNVAAADLAAAGLLDILSSDYYPASLLQAAFLLAAQDNNCDLAQAVRMVTQAPARAAGLNDRGELAPGLRADLVQARSQDGLPVVQQVWRQAKRVF encoded by the coding sequence ATGCCCGTTGAACAGATCCTCAGCAATGCCCGCCTGGTCACCGCTGACCGGGTGTTCCTCGGCACCCTGATGCTGCGTGACGGCATGATTGCCGACATCGCCGAAGGCCCGAGCCGGTTGTCCCAGGCCCAGGACCTGAGCGGCGATTTCCTGTTGCCGGGGCTGGTCGAGCTGCATACCGACAACCTGGAAAGGCACATGACCCCGCGCCCCGGCGTCGACTGGCCGTCGACCTCGGCGGTGCTCAGCCACGATGCGCAGATCATCGCGGCCGGCATCACCACGGTGTTCGACGCCGTGTCCATCGGCGATGTGAACCCCAAGGGCAATCGCATGCAGAAATTGCCGGCGATGCTCGAAGCGATCTCCAGCGCGTCCCGCGCCGGGCTGACCCGCGCCGAACACCGTTTGCACCTGCGATGCGAACTGTGTCACCCCGACACCCTGAGTGTGTTCCGCGACCTGGTGCAACATCCCCTGGTGCAATTGGTGTCGGTGATGGACCACTCGCCGGGTCAGCGCCAGTTTGTGCAGGAATCCAAGTACCGTGAGTACTACATGGGCAAGTACCACCTGACGACCCTGCAAATGGATGAATTCATCGAGTTGCAGATGGCCAACTCACGTCAGTACAGCACCCGCTATCGCGCGGCGATTGTGGAACATTGCCTGGCGCTTGGCCTCTCGGTGGCCAGCCATGACGATGCGACCCTGGCGCATGTCGAAGAGTCGGCGCGCTACGGCATGACCATCGCCGAGTTCCCGACCACCGTCGAGGCCGCGCAGGGCAGCCAACAACGGGGGATGAAGGTGTTGATGGGCGCACCGAACATCGTGCGCGGCGGTTCCCACTCGGGTAACGTCGCCGCGGCAGACCTGGCGGCTGCGGGGCTGCTGGATATCCTGTCCAGTGACTACTACCCGGCCAGTCTGCTGCAGGCCGCGTTTTTGCTGGCGGCCCAGGACAATAACTGCGACCTGGCGCAGGCGGTGCGCATGGTCACCCAGGCCCCGGCCAGGGCGGCAGGTTTGAACGATCGCGGCGAACTGGCACCGGGCTTGCGCGCGGACCTGGTGCAGGCCCGAAGCCAGGACGGATTGCCGGTCGTACAACAAGTCTGGCGACAGGCGAAGAGGGTGTTTTGA
- the phnH gene encoding phosphonate C-P lyase system protein PhnH gives MSAPLLQPAFNDPVLDAQRGFRAALKALAGPGSIQTLHASPRLEGLAPATYGLCLALLDADTPLWLAPSFDTPTIRANLAFHCGCPLTPRREDARFAVLAAEDLLDLSDFDHGNDRYPDQSCTLLVQLPSLDGGAGLGWRGPGIEHEHGVALPVADGFWRERERRNEFPRGLDLFFSAGHDVIGLPRSTRVIHTTQEPV, from the coding sequence ATGAGCGCACCGTTGTTGCAACCGGCGTTCAACGACCCGGTGCTGGATGCCCAGCGCGGTTTTCGCGCCGCGCTCAAGGCGCTGGCCGGGCCCGGATCGATCCAGACCCTGCACGCCTCCCCACGCCTTGAAGGGTTGGCGCCGGCGACCTACGGGTTGTGCCTGGCCTTGCTGGATGCCGACACGCCGCTGTGGCTGGCACCGTCCTTCGACACGCCGACGATCCGCGCCAACCTGGCCTTTCACTGTGGTTGCCCGCTGACCCCACGCCGCGAAGATGCGCGGTTTGCCGTGCTCGCGGCCGAGGACCTGCTCGATCTCAGCGACTTCGACCATGGCAACGATCGCTACCCGGATCAGTCCTGCACTTTGCTGGTTCAGCTGCCGAGCCTGGACGGCGGGGCAGGGCTGGGCTGGCGCGGACCGGGGATCGAGCACGAGCACGGCGTGGCGCTGCCCGTGGCCGATGGCTTCTGGCGTGAACGTGAACGGCGCAACGAATTTCCCCGGGGACTGGACCTGTTTTTCAGCGCCGGTCACGACGTTATCGGCCTGCCGCGCAGCACGCGGGTCATCCACACCACCCAGGAGCCTGTCTGA
- a CDS encoding alpha-D-ribose 1-methylphosphonate 5-phosphate C-P-lyase PhnJ, translated as MKDRAPVRDAAYNFAYLDEQTKRMIRRALLKAVAVPGYQVPFGGREMPLPYGWGTGGMQLTAAILGADDVLKVIDQGADDTTNAVSIRRFFARTAGVATTENTPDATVIQTRHRIPETPLHAEQIMVYQVPIPEPLRFIEPSETETRTMHALNDYGVMHVKLYEDIATFGHIATAYAYPVMVDERYVMDPSPIPKFDNPKLDMSPALMLFGAGREKRLYAVPPYTRVTSLDFEDHPFEVQKWDQCCAICASHDSFLDELIIDDAGTQRFVCSDTYYCAQRVSQQEQGQ; from the coding sequence ATGAAGGACCGGGCGCCTGTGCGCGATGCGGCGTACAACTTCGCCTACCTCGATGAGCAGACCAAACGCATGATCCGACGCGCCTTGCTCAAGGCGGTGGCCGTCCCCGGTTACCAGGTGCCGTTCGGCGGGCGCGAGATGCCGCTGCCATACGGTTGGGGCACCGGCGGCATGCAATTGACCGCGGCCATTCTCGGTGCCGACGACGTGCTCAAGGTTATCGACCAGGGCGCGGACGACACCACCAACGCGGTGTCGATCCGCCGCTTCTTCGCCCGCACCGCTGGCGTCGCCACCACTGAAAACACCCCGGACGCCACGGTGATCCAGACCCGCCACCGCATCCCGGAAACCCCGCTGCACGCCGAGCAGATCATGGTCTACCAGGTGCCGATCCCCGAGCCGTTGCGCTTTATCGAACCCTCGGAAACCGAGACCCGGACCATGCACGCGCTCAATGATTACGGGGTGATGCACGTCAAACTCTACGAGGACATCGCCACCTTCGGCCACATCGCCACCGCGTACGCCTACCCGGTGATGGTCGACGAACGCTACGTGATGGACCCCTCGCCAATCCCCAAATTCGACAACCCCAAGCTCGACATGAGCCCGGCACTGATGTTGTTCGGCGCCGGCCGGGAGAAACGCTTGTACGCGGTGCCGCCGTACACCCGGGTCACCAGTCTCGACTTCGAGGATCACCCCTTCGAAGTGCAGAAGTGGGACCAGTGCTGTGCCATTTGCGCCAGCCATGATTCGTTCCTCGATGAGCTGATCATCGACGACGCCGGGACCCAGCGCTTCGTCTGTTCCGACACCTATTACTGCGCCCAGCGCGTCAGCCAGCAGGAGCAGGGCCAATGA